The window ACTAGTGAAGTTGAGTTGTTAGATAAAATTGAGGAGCTTAATAATAATGATGCTATTGATGGTTTTATCATTCAATTGCCTTTACCTGATCAAATCGATACACAAAAGGTTTTAATGGCTGTAAACCCTGATAAGGATGTGGATGGTTTTCATCCAATGAATTTTGGGAAAATGGCATTAGATATGTCTACTTTTATTCCTGCAACACCTTTCGGGATTTTAGAATTGTTAGACAGATACAACGTAGACACTAAAGGAAAACATACGGTAGTTATTGGGCGTTCGCATATTGTGGGACGACCAATGAGTATTTTAATGGGGCGTAAAGGGTTTCCTGGAAACAGTACAGTAACACTTACACACAGTCACACTAAAAATATCACACAAATTACAAGTCAGGCAGATATTATTATCTCAGCATTAGGAGTGCCTAATTTCTTAAAAGCAGAAATGGTAAAAGATGATGTTGTTATTATTGATGTTGGTATTACGCGTGTTCCAGATGAAACTAAAGAGCGTGGTTACCGTATTACTGGTGATGTAGATTTTGAAAACGTAAGTAAAAAGGCGAGTCATATAACACCTGTTCCTGGTGGAGTAGGACCAATGACTATTGCTATGTTATTAAAAAATACATTGTTGGCTAGAGAACGTCACATACAAAGATCATAGATTTATAAAAATAAAGACTTATTTTACAACCTGAAATTAATCATTTCAGGTTTTTTTATGCCATTATTATCTCACGTACAATTTGGAAGCTTAGAACATCTATTGCCTATTGGTTTAGCAATATTACTATGCTTTGCTCTTGTTTTTGTTATGAAGAATAAATCAGAGCTACTAAAAAATCAAGTATTTAAAATGCTAGGATTTTTTGTATCTGCCTTTATCGCTGTGTTTCATTTATATAAAATTAGTCAAGGTAATTATAGTCTGCAAACGGATTTACCTCTGTTTCTATGTAGCTTTATGGCGTTGTTTATTTTTATTTTCACTTCTAGTAAATCATTTAGAGTATTTGAAATTTTACTCTTTTGGATAATTTTAGGAACTTCTCAAGGTGTGATTACTCCAGATATAGAAATAGGCTTTCCCACATTTGATTATTTTAGATATTGGGTGGTTCATTTAGGGATGCTAATTATAATCGTATATGCTATTGCTATTTTTAAAATGAAACCTACATTAAAAAGTGTAGCAAAGTCTTTTGTAGTGTTGCAGGTTTATTTTGTAGCGCTTATGTTAATTAATACAATCCTGAATGCTAATTATGGGTATTTAAATTATAAGCCCAAAGCAGGTTCTGTTTTAGATTATTTTGGAGACTGGCCCACTTATGTTATTATTGGTCAGTTAATATTAATTCCTGCGTTTTTAATAATTTACTTTCCGTTTTTTCTTTTTAAAAGAAGGATTAAAAATTTATGAATATAGGGGTTGTAGAA is drawn from Psychroserpens sp. NJDZ02 and contains these coding sequences:
- a CDS encoding bifunctional 5,10-methylenetetrahydrofolate dehydrogenase/5,10-methenyltetrahydrofolate cyclohydrolase; the protein is MTILDGKKVSNDIKNEIKAEVDKMKANGEKVPHLAAVIVGNDGASLTYVGSKVRACERVGFESTMVRLSNTTSEVELLDKIEELNNNDAIDGFIIQLPLPDQIDTQKVLMAVNPDKDVDGFHPMNFGKMALDMSTFIPATPFGILELLDRYNVDTKGKHTVVIGRSHIVGRPMSILMGRKGFPGNSTVTLTHSHTKNITQITSQADIIISALGVPNFLKAEMVKDDVVIIDVGITRVPDETKERGYRITGDVDFENVSKKASHITPVPGGVGPMTIAMLLKNTLLARERHIQRS
- a CDS encoding TIGR02206 family membrane protein, yielding MPLLSHVQFGSLEHLLPIGLAILLCFALVFVMKNKSELLKNQVFKMLGFFVSAFIAVFHLYKISQGNYSLQTDLPLFLCSFMALFIFIFTSSKSFRVFEILLFWIILGTSQGVITPDIEIGFPTFDYFRYWVVHLGMLIIIVYAIAIFKMKPTLKSVAKSFVVLQVYFVALMLINTILNANYGYLNYKPKAGSVLDYFGDWPTYVIIGQLILIPAFLIIYFPFFLFKRRIKNL